The sequence below is a genomic window from Streptomyces sp. NBC_00582.
CTCCTCGAACCGGGCCGCGGCGTCGGGCCGTTCGGCGAGGGCCGCGGTGAGCCCGGCCGGGACCTCGGCGCGGGCCTGGCCCTCGTAGGCGGCGTCCCAGCGGCCGTCGGCCTGGGCGGCGCGGATCTCGGCGAGGCCCGGCTCACGCATCCGGCCGGCCTCGATCAGCGCCTCCACCTTGCGGATGTTGACCATCGACCAGACGCTGCGGGCCCGGCGGGGGGTGAGTTTCTGGAGGAAGAAGCGCGCGTCGAGGGATTGCCGACGGGCCGGGATCCAGCCGTAGCACAGGGCCACGTCGAGGGCCTGGACCGCGTCGACGGACCGGATCCCGGACCCCTTCTTGGCGATCTTCAGCCATACCCCGTCGGTGTTCCGGTGATTTTCCT
It includes:
- a CDS encoding YdeI/OmpD-associated family protein; translated protein: MTSRTDSNDSTGAIHFPDENELENWFEENHRNTDGVWLKIAKKGSGIRSVDAVQALDVALCYGWIPARRQSLDARFFLQKLTPRRARSVWSMVNIRKVEALIEAGRMREPGLAEIRAAQADGRWDAAYEGQARAEVPAGLTAALAERPDAAARFEELDRTGRYLLMLPLLKAVGEQNRELQLKRILQQLESTAR